The genomic DNA TGGGTCTGCCGTTTCACGCCCTTGATCAGGTCGTGCAGGGTGGGCTTGAGGGTGAGGTAGGACCGGCCCAGATGGGTCTTGACGTACTGGCCGAATCCGGCCTCGGCCACATCGTCCATGAGCAGTCTGCCGTCGTGGGTGTGCACCTCGCCGCCCGCCTCGAGCTTGCGCAGGTAGCGTTTGCCCTTGTGGCTGATGAGCAATACGAGCTGTCCGGGTTCGATCATGGAGCCTCCTGATGGAAATATGGCCTGGGGTACGGTCCCCATGCGGGGAAGTCAAGGAAAAGGGCGGACCGGATTGCACATACCCCTTGCCAGCGGACCGTCCGACCTGTACCTAACACAGTGGCGCATACAGCGTGGCCGCTCTTGACAAGGGCGTCCTGATCCTTAATCTTCCTTGAGATTTTTCCGGCTTCGGCCTGACACGGACACCAGCGCGAGGCATATCCATCGGCATGGCATACAGATACGTCTTCGGACCCGTCATGAGCGGGCGGCTAGGCCGGTCCCTGGGGCTGGACCTGCTGGGCGGACACATATGCTCCATGGATTGCGTGTACTGCGAGGTGGGCGCGACCAGGAACCTGACCCTGGAGCGCAGGCCCTACGTTTCTGCAGCCGCCATCCTCAAGGAGCTGGCCGCCTGGAAGGCCGAGGGGCTGGACACGCCCGACGCGGTCACCCTGGGCGGGTTGGGCGAGCCCACGCTCAACTCCGACATGGCCGAGATCATCGCCGGGGCGCGGGCGTTGTTTCCAGACACGGTCATCGCCGTGCTGACCAACGCCACCCTGATGACTGACCCGCAGGTGCGCCGCGAGCTGGCCCTGGCCGACGCGGTGCTGCCGAGCATGGATTCGCTGGTGGAGGCCGAATTTGCCGCCATCAACCGCCCCTGTCCGGGGGTGACGCCACAGGGTGTGGCGCAGGGGCTCCTCGCCTTTCGGCAGGAGTTCACGGGCAAGATATTTCTGGAGATTTTGCTTGCCAAGGGGATCAATGATTCCGACGAGAACCTGGGCAGGCTGAAGACTTTTTGCCAACAACTCGCCCCTGACCGGGTGGACGTGGTCACCATGACCCGTCCGGGCACGGTCAAGGGGACACACCCTGTTGACGGGGCGGTGTTGAGCCGTTGGCGCAAGGCACTCGGCGCGGGAAAGGCCCGCACCGGGGAGCGGGGGGAGCCGGAAGCGGGCACGCTGGACGAGGCGCGGACCATTGAGTTCGTGCAGGCGTCCCTTGCGCGCAGGCCCCAAACCGTTTTACAGTTGGCCCAGGCCCTGGGCGCGTCGCCGCATACGGTGCGCGCCGCCGTGGAAGCCCTGGAGCGGACGGGCGGCATCGTTGCCCGCACCGACCGGGGCGAGACCTACTACCACGGCTCCGGGCATATCCTCGAAGCGTAGGAAAGGCAGGCCAACGCCTTGAAGCATTTCATAAATTTTTTGACACGAGGTTCCAATGACCGACAAGAGCAAACGGCAGAAGATGTTCATCTCCGTGCTGCCGGGAGAACAGGTTGAGGTTGTCATCGCCGAAGAGGGCAAGGTCAACGAGTATTACGTTGAGATGCTCCATCAGGCCAAGACCAAGGGCGACATCTACAAAGGCTACATTCACAACATAGACAACGGGCTTCAGGCCGCCTTCATCAACTACGGGGCCGAGCGCAACGGATTTCTCCAGATCGACGAGGTCCATCCCGAATACTACACGGGCAGCTACCCCATGAAGAAGGGTGCGCGCTACCCGCTGATGCAGAAGGTGCTCAAGGCGGGCCAGGAAGTGCTGGTCCAGGTGGTCAAGGAACCTACCGGCAAGAAGGGCGCCTTTCTGACCACCTATCTCTCCCTGCCGGGCCGCAGCTTTGTCTACACCGTGGGCCGCGGCCAGATGGGCGTCTCGCGCAAGATCGAGAACGAGAAGGAGCGCGACCGGCTGAAAAAGGCGCTCGAATCCTTCACCACCACCGAGGGCGTGGGCCTCATCGCCCGCACCGCGGCCATCGGCCAGTCCAAGGCCGCCCTTGAGCGCGACTACAAATACCTGAACAGGCTGTGGGAGGATATCCGGGCCAACGCCCAGAAGGTCAAGGCCCCGGCCATGGTCTACCAGGAGCTCGGGCTGGCCGCCCGCGCCGTGCGCGATTATCTGACGCTGGATGTGACCGAGATCTGGGTGGACGACACGCTCACCTTCGAGCAGATCAGCCAGTTCGTGAAACTCGCCTTCCCGCGCAAGAACAACCTGGTCAAGCTGCACGAGGACACGGACCTGAGCCTGCTTGAGCGGTTCAACCTGGTCAAGCAGGTGCAGGAAATCTACTCCCGCGAGGCGTCCATGCCCTCGGGCGGGCGGCTCGTCTTTGACGCCACCGAGGCCCTGACCGCCATCGACATCAACTCCGGCAAGATCGGGGGCGAGAAGAATTTCCAGAAGATGGCGCTCAAGACCAACCTGGAAGCCGCCACCGAGATCGCCCGCCAATTGCGCCTGCGCGACATCGGCGGGCAGGTGGTCATCGACTTCATCGAGATGAAGAACCCCAAGGACTGCCGCGAGGTGGAGAAGGTCATGAAGGCCGAGATGAAGAACGACCGGGCGCGCACCGATGTCAGCCGCATCTCTCCCTTTGGCCTGATGGAGCTGGTGCGCCAGCGGCTGGGCTCGTCGGCCATCGCCATCTCCACCGAGCCGTGCCCCTGCTGCAAGGGCACCGGCATCCGGCGCAACATGGAGTGGCAGGCCATGCAGGCCCTCAAGGACATCCACCGCGAGGCGCGCAAGCCGGGCCAGGATCTGGTGGAGTACACCTGCGAGGAGGAGCTGGCCATCTACCTGCTCAACAACAAGCGCGGCGTGCTGGCCGATCTCGAAATCCGCTACGGCAAGCGCATCCACGTGGACATTGAATACGAGTACGACGAATAGTCCGGCTGTTGAAAAACGTCCGATTGCTGCCGTTAAGTGACTGTAGGCGAGTCTTCGAGCCGTACAGATAGCTTATTCAAAAAGTTCAAATCCTCGCGTACTAAGAGTACGCTTCGGCCTTGACCTTTTTTCGCGCCTTGCACTCGAACATTTTTGAACAGCCTAATAACCCTCTTCAATGATTAGATTGTCGGGGCCGGGCGCATACACCGGAAAGTGACATGAAACGCCTTCTCTTGCACATCTGCTGCGGGCCGTGCTCCATCACCACGCTGACCACGCTGCTCGGCCAGGGCTTCGAGGTCACGGGGCTGTTCCACAACCCCAACATCCATCCCCTGACCGAGTACGTCAAACGGCGCGACGGCTGCCTTGCGGTGGCCGAGCGCCTGGGCGTCAAGGTCATTGTCAAGGACGACGAGTACGACCCAAAGGCGTGGTTTCGCGACGTGGCCTTTCGCGAGGGCAACCGCTGCTTCCACTGCTACGCCCGCCGTCTGGAGCGCACCGCAGCCATTGCCAAGAGGGGCGGATTCGACGGGTTTTCCACCACCCTGCTCTATTCCAAATACCAGAAGCACGAGGACATCGCCGCGCTGGGACGCGACATGGAGTCCCCGACCACCCGGTTCGTCTACCACGACTTTCGCGAGGGATGGAGCGAGGGCATTGAGACCTCCAAGGCGTGGGGCGTCTACCGCCAGCAATATTGCGGTTGTCTCTACAGCGAGAACGAGCGCTACGCCCGCCTGCTGGGGAGCGGGTCATGACCCGGTCCGGG from Pseudodesulfovibrio aespoeensis Aspo-2 includes the following:
- a CDS encoding Rne/Rng family ribonuclease, yielding MTDKSKRQKMFISVLPGEQVEVVIAEEGKVNEYYVEMLHQAKTKGDIYKGYIHNIDNGLQAAFINYGAERNGFLQIDEVHPEYYTGSYPMKKGARYPLMQKVLKAGQEVLVQVVKEPTGKKGAFLTTYLSLPGRSFVYTVGRGQMGVSRKIENEKERDRLKKALESFTTTEGVGLIARTAAIGQSKAALERDYKYLNRLWEDIRANAQKVKAPAMVYQELGLAARAVRDYLTLDVTEIWVDDTLTFEQISQFVKLAFPRKNNLVKLHEDTDLSLLERFNLVKQVQEIYSREASMPSGGRLVFDATEALTAIDINSGKIGGEKNFQKMALKTNLEAATEIARQLRLRDIGGQVVIDFIEMKNPKDCREVEKVMKAEMKNDRARTDVSRISPFGLMELVRQRLGSSAIAISTEPCPCCKGTGIRRNMEWQAMQALKDIHREARKPGQDLVEYTCEEELAIYLLNNKRGVLADLEIRYGKRIHVDIEYEYDE
- a CDS encoding epoxyqueuosine reductase QueH is translated as MKRLLLHICCGPCSITTLTTLLGQGFEVTGLFHNPNIHPLTEYVKRRDGCLAVAERLGVKVIVKDDEYDPKAWFRDVAFREGNRCFHCYARRLERTAAIAKRGGFDGFSTTLLYSKYQKHEDIAALGRDMESPTTRFVYHDFREGWSEGIETSKAWGVYRQQYCGCLYSENERYARLLGSGS
- a CDS encoding radical SAM protein produces the protein MAYRYVFGPVMSGRLGRSLGLDLLGGHICSMDCVYCEVGATRNLTLERRPYVSAAAILKELAAWKAEGLDTPDAVTLGGLGEPTLNSDMAEIIAGARALFPDTVIAVLTNATLMTDPQVRRELALADAVLPSMDSLVEAEFAAINRPCPGVTPQGVAQGLLAFRQEFTGKIFLEILLAKGINDSDENLGRLKTFCQQLAPDRVDVVTMTRPGTVKGTHPVDGAVLSRWRKALGAGKARTGERGEPEAGTLDEARTIEFVQASLARRPQTVLQLAQALGASPHTVRAAVEALERTGGIVARTDRGETYYHGSGHILEA